A single Neoarius graeffei isolate fNeoGra1 chromosome 23, fNeoGra1.pri, whole genome shotgun sequence DNA region contains:
- the prss35 gene encoding inactive serine protease 35 — translation MCAGVCVLEMRPVPLSLLLSVLVLLCINLTLSSGEDDYTWPQRKMPLVHNKGTVRLSVSSFSAERQSELNGMCGIECQHELPEPTMEDLQEMLSYETMYENGTRTLTSITLHELEVTAENTSSSSGSRHKREVYGPDTRFTISDKQYSMKYPFSTSVKISTGCTGVLVSPKHVLTAAHCIHNGTDYLRGAEKLSVGVLRDRKKGRKRRRGKGRKEEEEREKTEMEMGGKRRERKSKGRKSRNKRSVLSGKPTFRWTRVKKTQIPRGWFKGVSDSTEADYDYAVLELKKMQKVQHMELGIIPSVKKLHASRIHFSGFDDDRPGDLVYRFCSISDESSDLMYQQCDAKPGASGAGVYVRLKEPGNRKWKRKVIGVFTGHQWVQVNGQQQDYNVAVRITPVKFAQICSWVHGDSSMCQNT, via the coding sequence atgtgtgcaggtgtgtgtgtattagaGATGCGGCCCGTACCTCTGAGTCTCCTGCTCTCTGTATTAGTCCTGCTGTGTATAAATCTGACTCTGAGCTCAGGTGAGGATGACTACACCTGGCCACAGAGGAAGATGCCACTTGTGCACAACAAAGGAACGGTGCGTCTGAGTGTCTCGAGCTTCTCGGCTGAGCGTCAGTCCGAGTTGAATGGGATGTGTGGGATCGAATGTCAGCATGAGCTTCCAGAGCCAACCATGGAGGATCTCCAGGAGATGCTTTCTTACGAAACCATGTACGAGAACGGCACACGCACACTCACGTCCATCACGCTGCATGAGCTCGAGGTCACGGCCGAGAACACGTCTTCATCCTCTGGATCACGGCACAAGCGTGAGGTCTATGGCCCGGACACACGCTTCACCATCTCTGACAAGCAGTACTCGATGAAGTATCCGTTCTCCACTTCCGTGAAGATTTCCACCGGATGCACCGGCGTGCTCGTGTCACCCAAACACGTGCTGACTGCTGCTCACTGCATCCACAACGGCACAGATTACCTCAGAGGAGCAGAGAAATTAAGTGTGGGAGTTCTGCGTGACAGGAAAAAGGGAAGAAAGAGAAGACGAGGGAAGGGCAggaaggaggaggaagagagagagaaaacggaaATGGAGATGGGAGGAAAGAGACGAGAGCGGAAGTCTAAAGGTCGGAAGAGTCGGAACAAGCGAAGCGTGCTGTCTGGAAAACCAACGTTTCGCTGGACACGTGTGAAGAAGACGCAGATCCCCAGAGGCTGGTTTAAGGGCGTCTCGGACAGCACCGAGGCCGATTACGATTATGCCGTGCTCGAGCTGAAAAAGATGCAGAAGGTGCAGCACATGGAGCTCGGCATCATCCCGTCTGTTAAAAAGCTCCACGCATCACGCATCCACTTCTCAGGATTTGACGACGACCGGCCCGGGGACCTGGTGTACCGCTTCTGCTCCATTTCAGACGAGTCTAGCGACCTCATGTACCAGCAGTGCGACGCAAAGCCTGGAGCGAGCGGTGCCGGTGTGTATGTGCGCCTGAAGGAGCCGGGGAATAGGAAGTGGAAGCGGAAGGTGATTGGTGTGTTTACGGGTCATCAGTGGGTTCAGGTGAACGGCCAGCAGCAGGATTATAACGTAGCCGTGAGAATCACGCCAGTGAAATTTGCGCAGATCTGCTCCTGGGTACACGGAGACTCCAGCATGTGCCAGAACACCTAA